A region from the Nostoc sp. HK-01 genome encodes:
- a CDS encoding CheW protein: MLMLLFKIGNERYAIASQEVIEVIPMVLLKTLPHTPEHIAGVFNYRGRIVAVLNLCQLMQSKPCNDNLSTRVILVKYCRGNHTQHILGLMAEQVVETLHLSESENQPTHFQIDAAPYLGKMLLDKQGMIHCLQIEDLLSETEQIHFLSENLLNTAI, translated from the coding sequence ATGCTCATGTTACTTTTCAAAATTGGTAATGAACGATATGCGATCGCCTCTCAAGAGGTTATCGAAGTTATACCAATGGTTTTACTCAAAACTTTGCCACACACACCAGAACACATAGCTGGTGTATTTAACTACCGTGGTCGCATTGTAGCAGTCCTCAATTTATGCCAATTGATGCAGAGTAAACCCTGTAATGATAACTTGAGTACGCGAGTTATCTTAGTTAAATATTGTAGAGGTAATCATACTCAACATATTTTAGGTTTGATGGCAGAACAGGTTGTAGAAACATTGCATCTATCTGAAAGTGAGAATCAACCAACTCACTTTCAGATAGATGCAGCGCCATACTTAGGCAAGATGCTCTTAGATAAACAAGGGATGATTCATTGCCTTCAAATTGAAGACTTGTTATCTGAAACCGAGCAAATACATTTCTTGTCAGAAAATCTTTTAAACACAGCTATTTAA
- a CDS encoding CRISPR-associated Cas1 family protein: MEEFRPLIVDAIVLSTLNKQLLTPADFVTEPLSSAVSLTPEGRKTFLRLYGQKKQSEFKHPVMGRKCTYQEAFELQARLLAKYLMGETEKYPPLVLK, encoded by the coding sequence ATGGAAGAATTTCGCCCCCTAATAGTAGATGCAATAGTTTTATCTACCTTAAATAAGCAACTGCTAACACCCGCAGATTTTGTCACCGAACCCTTAAGCAGCGCAGTTTCCCTTACACCAGAAGGACGAAAAACATTCTTACGCTTATACGGACAGAAAAAACAATCTGAATTTAAACATCCCGTCATGGGGCGTAAATGTACTTATCAAGAAGCCTTTGAACTACAAGCGCGGTTATTGGCGAAATACCTCATGGGTGAAACCGAGAAATATCCGCCACTGGTTTTGAAATAG
- a CDS encoding AAA ATPase central domain-containing protein → MSYEPLHHKYRPKSFAELVGQEAIATTLINAIRTAKIAPAYLFTGPRGTGKTSSARILAKSLNCLKSDNPTAEPCGVCDVCQGITKGYSLDVIEIDAASNTGVDNIRELIEKAQFAPVQCRYKVYVVDECHMLSTQAFNALLKTLEEPPRHVVFVLATTDPQRVLPTIISRCQRFDFRRIQLEAMVKHLNAIAWKESIEISEEAVTLVAQISQGGLRDAESLLDQLALLSGQVTPDRVWDLVGSVSERDLLALLGAIAQDNPEAILDCSRYILDRGREPLTILQNLANLYRDLLIAKTAPNRQDLVVCTEQTWAALIELAQNLHISTILAGQQHLRTAEVQIKNTTQPRLWLEVTLLGLLPSASIQPAATVVLPKVSIPTPQNHHPSPPATAKPAPPPLNAQPVSPQPLQPVTAEVIPSNPQPISPSPPVQSVTPEPVAPEVTSETAQPDLTEIWQQVLSNIQLLPRRALLGQMCHLIEFDGNSARVGVKPAWYDKVKSDLIMITEAFQQTVNRNVEVSLEKATAATSSTVKKEPSTNGSHGVPQPAPTKNNNHHPAPAPAPQAFTPRPVQVQQPPVTPPPVKTEFSANGNGNSNGTANIQSPPQPTQNSSEEWEEVTRAAQHLAQFFDGQIVRFADDSSDLSGSIMPSDWVDEAEVDD, encoded by the coding sequence ATGTCTTACGAACCCCTGCACCACAAGTATCGTCCAAAAAGTTTTGCTGAACTAGTGGGGCAAGAGGCGATCGCTACCACCTTAATTAATGCTATCCGTACAGCTAAAATTGCCCCGGCTTATTTATTCACCGGGCCAAGAGGTACGGGTAAAACATCTAGTGCCAGAATTCTGGCTAAATCTCTCAATTGTCTCAAAAGTGACAATCCAACAGCCGAACCTTGTGGTGTTTGCGATGTCTGTCAGGGAATCACTAAAGGCTATTCTTTAGATGTAATTGAAATTGATGCTGCTAGTAATACTGGTGTCGATAATATCCGCGAACTCATCGAAAAAGCACAGTTCGCCCCAGTGCAGTGTCGGTATAAAGTGTATGTGGTCGACGAATGTCACATGCTCAGTACCCAAGCATTTAATGCGTTACTAAAAACACTAGAAGAGCCACCAAGACACGTAGTTTTTGTTCTCGCCACTACAGACCCCCAGCGAGTTTTACCAACAATTATTTCTCGGTGTCAGCGGTTTGATTTTAGACGCATTCAACTAGAGGCGATGGTGAAGCATTTAAATGCGATCGCCTGGAAGGAAAGTATTGAGATTTCCGAAGAAGCTGTCACCTTAGTAGCGCAAATATCCCAAGGTGGTTTAAGGGATGCGGAGAGTTTACTTGACCAACTAGCCTTGTTATCTGGGCAAGTCACACCCGATAGAGTGTGGGATTTAGTAGGTTCCGTCAGCGAACGAGACTTGTTAGCATTATTGGGTGCGATCGCTCAAGATAATCCAGAAGCAATTTTAGACTGTAGCCGTTACATTCTCGACCGGGGTAGAGAACCACTAACTATTCTGCAAAATCTCGCCAACCTCTACCGCGACTTACTCATTGCCAAAACCGCCCCCAATCGCCAAGATTTAGTAGTTTGTACTGAGCAAACTTGGGCAGCCTTAATTGAATTGGCACAAAATTTACATATCAGTACAATTTTGGCAGGACAACAACACCTGCGAACAGCCGAAGTTCAAATTAAAAATACGACTCAGCCGCGTTTGTGGTTAGAAGTGACATTACTCGGATTATTACCCAGTGCCAGTATTCAGCCAGCCGCTACAGTTGTTTTACCAAAAGTCAGCATACCCACACCACAAAATCATCACCCATCACCACCAGCAACCGCAAAACCTGCTCCCCCACCTTTAAACGCGCAACCCGTCTCACCGCAGCCTTTACAACCAGTTACCGCAGAAGTAATACCTTCAAACCCGCAACCCATCTCTCCGTCACCGCCTGTACAATCAGTTACGCCTGAACCTGTCGCCCCAGAAGTCACATCAGAAACTGCACAACCAGACTTAACAGAAATTTGGCAGCAAGTACTGAGTAATATTCAGTTACTTCCGCGCCGCGCATTGTTAGGGCAAATGTGCCATCTGATTGAGTTTGATGGTAATAGTGCGCGTGTAGGTGTAAAACCTGCATGGTACGACAAAGTTAAATCTGATCTCATTATGATTACAGAGGCTTTTCAGCAGACTGTAAATCGCAATGTTGAAGTGAGTCTCGAAAAAGCTACTGCTGCAACTTCTTCTACCGTCAAAAAAGAACCATCAACCAACGGTTCTCATGGTGTTCCGCAGCCTGCACCTACTAAAAATAACAACCATCATCCAGCACCAGCACCAGCACCACAGGCGTTTACACCTCGACCTGTACAAGTACAGCAACCACCGGTTACACCTCCACCCGTCAAAACTGAATTTTCCGCAAATGGCAATGGTAATAGTAACGGTACTGCTAACATCCAATCACCTCCACAACCCACACAAAATTCTTCTGAGGAATGGGAAGAAGTGACAAGAGCCGCCCAACATTTAGCACAATTTTTCGATGGGCAAATTGTCCGTTTTGCCGATGATAGCTCAGATTTATCTGGCTCCATCATGCCATCTGATTGGGTAGATGAAGCAGAAGTAGATGATTAG
- a CDS encoding CRISPR-associated Cas family protein, which translates to MPHSLVLNLLPQSPIPQQYLTGRHLHALFLTLVSSVDRELGDRLHDSTADKAFTLSPLQISTTGVAE; encoded by the coding sequence ATGCCGCACAGCCTAGTTCTTAACCTGCTTCCTCAGTCGCCAATTCCGCAGCAGTATCTTACGGGTAGACATTTACACGCTTTATTTTTAACACTCGTCAGTTCTGTAGATCGAGAATTAGGCGATCGCTTACATGATTCTACCGCAGACAAAGCCTTCACCCTCTCCCCCCTACAAATTAGTACTACTGGCGTTGCTGAATAA
- a CDS encoding putative serine/threonine kinase produces MVYEQIKAKLPQRFFPKAENPRVTEPEPLVTPVTLQPPTAVGMDIIYRKYRCWMGNPLGCEWPKKTLEQNPTAKTCQNCGFPGIIPPKTEFRGYKGRYRIDSYIGNRGLGRLYQGIQLTDQQPAIIKEYLLPQQAFNAEETRDRKQAFERLAGLNLADGRIQDIRLNFPWDAIADPVAERCYLVTNGNIDAYPTLKTYLTNNNQPMSERDVYRVLDQVLQTLQFLHGQKFSLPTGQIQQGIAHGNINLDSLLIMADTKEFFIHLSDLALWENLFDLSTKKNIIPTVAKDLVDLGYVAFYLLAGNTLDADIDPKKEQYWQSVTPDFKAFLFKLLGLDTPFNYAEEARQALLNIYQALPRQVLIINAKSENKKNKFYRPSILILSILASLFLVGITSWLIQKFKYQESIVEEPVVCCLKSVTGVPAGKFNYSGEQDSTWSFIRGQKNLILQNQSLEEKLKESQPQLQLSYQEKESIDQVIGNVQSSKTDFAIANMLEQFSPELKHQVFAYDALVVFVAFSYSKREQSLPKALNGQISIEQVQDLYTGKITNWNQLKGRNLPNLPVKLYMPNNAESIRIFEHRILKSESAINAFHSLKKSTINITSLSTINMLQQVLSDFEKEATGSIGFATLSQVFGQCSAYPLAIADGNKPAVQTLVQDNDKSIDPNTDLCDDKGSYKPNTKVFTTGSYPLSYPLVVLYPGDNSRPPIGQKFAEMLRTTEVQQILEKAGLVPLHNQ; encoded by the coding sequence GTGGTTTATGAACAAATCAAAGCCAAATTACCTCAGAGATTTTTCCCTAAAGCTGAAAACCCGCGAGTTACAGAACCGGAACCGCTTGTAACACCTGTAACTCTGCAACCACCAACGGCTGTAGGAATGGATATCATCTACCGCAAATATCGCTGCTGGATGGGAAATCCTTTAGGCTGTGAATGGCCTAAAAAAACGCTAGAACAAAACCCTACAGCTAAAACTTGCCAAAACTGTGGTTTTCCAGGAATTATCCCGCCAAAAACCGAATTCCGGGGATATAAAGGGCGATATCGCATCGATAGCTATATCGGAAATCGCGGTCTAGGTCGTTTATATCAGGGAATTCAGCTAACAGACCAACAACCAGCAATTATTAAAGAATATTTATTACCCCAACAGGCTTTTAACGCCGAGGAAACTAGAGACCGGAAACAAGCCTTTGAACGCCTGGCTGGCTTGAATTTAGCTGATGGAAGAATTCAAGATATTCGCTTGAATTTTCCTTGGGATGCGATCGCTGATCCAGTTGCCGAACGCTGCTATCTTGTTACTAATGGCAATATTGATGCTTATCCCACTCTGAAGACATACCTGACAAATAATAATCAACCAATGTCAGAGAGGGATGTGTACCGTGTTCTTGACCAAGTATTACAAACTCTGCAATTTCTCCACGGTCAAAAATTTAGTCTTCCAACTGGACAAATACAACAGGGAATCGCCCACGGTAATATTAATTTAGATAGTCTGCTGATTATGGCAGATACCAAAGAGTTTTTTATTCATTTAAGTGATTTAGCTCTATGGGAAAATTTATTTGATTTATCAACTAAGAAAAATATTATTCCGACTGTTGCTAAAGATTTAGTAGATTTAGGTTATGTGGCTTTTTATCTGTTAGCAGGTAATACCTTAGATGCAGATATTGATCCGAAAAAAGAACAATATTGGCAATCAGTAACTCCAGATTTTAAAGCTTTTTTATTCAAACTTTTAGGGTTGGATACACCATTCAATTATGCCGAAGAAGCACGGCAAGCATTATTGAATATTTATCAAGCTTTACCTAGACAAGTATTAATCATTAATGCAAAGTCCGAAAATAAAAAAAATAAATTTTATCGACCTTCAATATTAATTTTAAGTATTCTGGCTTCATTATTTTTAGTAGGAATAACTAGCTGGCTAATCCAGAAATTTAAATACCAAGAAAGTATAGTTGAAGAACCAGTAGTTTGTTGTTTAAAAAGCGTGACGGGTGTTCCTGCGGGGAAATTTAACTATAGCGGTGAACAAGACAGTACTTGGAGTTTTATCCGTGGACAAAAAAATTTGATATTGCAAAATCAATCTCTAGAAGAAAAGTTAAAAGAAAGTCAGCCTCAATTGCAGTTAAGCTATCAAGAAAAAGAGAGTATAGACCAAGTAATTGGTAATGTGCAATCAAGCAAAACAGACTTTGCTATCGCTAATATGCTTGAACAATTTAGTCCCGAACTAAAACATCAAGTATTTGCTTACGATGCTTTAGTTGTATTTGTGGCTTTTAGTTACTCAAAACGTGAGCAAAGTCTACCGAAAGCATTAAATGGTCAAATTAGTATTGAGCAAGTACAAGATTTATATACAGGTAAAATTACTAATTGGAACCAATTAAAAGGAAGAAATTTACCTAATTTACCAGTAAAACTTTACATGCCAAATAATGCAGAGTCAATCAGAATATTTGAACATAGAATACTCAAAAGTGAAAGTGCCATTAATGCTTTCCATAGTTTAAAAAAGTCTACAATCAATATCACATCTTTATCTACCATCAATATGCTTCAGCAAGTATTGAGTGACTTTGAAAAAGAGGCTACAGGGAGTATAGGTTTTGCAACACTTAGTCAAGTATTTGGCCAATGTTCTGCTTATCCTTTAGCGATAGCAGACGGTAATAAACCCGCAGTTCAAACTTTAGTACAAGATAATGATAAATCAATAGATCCCAATACTGATTTATGTGATGATAAAGGCAGCTATAAGCCTAATACAAAAGTCTTTACAACAGGCAGCTATCCACTAAGTTATCCACTAGTTGTATTGTATCCAGGTGATAACAGCCGTCCGCCTATTGGTCAAAAATTTGCGGAAATGCTGAGAACCACAGAAGTACAGCAGATATTAGAGAAAGCTGGCTTAGTACCATTACATAATCAGTAG
- a CDS encoding CRISPR-associated Cas2 family protein codes for MKDNLKKKVVVSYDVPEDKRRTKIHKILKSYGQWVQYSVFECQLTETQYAKLRSRLHKLIKPETDSIRFYFLCACCFDKIERIGGEQPRDETIFFT; via the coding sequence GTGAAAGACAATTTAAAAAAGAAAGTTGTTGTATCTTACGATGTCCCGGAAGACAAACGTCGCACCAAAATTCACAAAATCCTGAAGTCTTATGGACAGTGGGTGCAGTATAGCGTTTTTGAGTGCCAGCTTACCGAGACTCAATATGCTAAATTGCGATCGCGTTTGCACAAATTAATTAAACCAGAAACCGACAGCATCCGCTTTTACTTTCTCTGCGCTTGCTGTTTTGATAAAATTGAACGCATCGGTGGTGAACAACCCCGCGACGAAACCATTTTCTTTACTTAA
- a CDS encoding IS1 transposase, whose translation MWTAVNHFTQGILAWVLGDHSAETFEPLWEIVKQWESYFYVTDGWKVYPSFIPDGDQIVSKTYMTRVENENTRLRHYLARLHRKTLCYSKSEQMLRHSIKLLLHYLKYQIVPI comes from the coding sequence TTGTGGACAGCAGTAAATCACTTTACTCAAGGTATTTTAGCCTGGGTCTTAGGAGACCATAGTGCGGAAACATTCGAGCCATTATGGGAAATTGTGAAACAGTGGGAAAGCTATTTTTATGTGACCGATGGCTGGAAAGTTTACCCCAGTTTTATACCAGATGGAGACCAAATTGTGAGTAAAACATATATGACGCGAGTAGAAAATGAAAATACCCGATTACGTCATTATCTTGCACGCCTTCACAGAAAAACTTTATGCTATTCCAAATCAGAACAAATGCTGAGACACTCAATTAAATTATTACTTCATTATTTGAAGTATCAAATTGTACCTATATAA
- a CDS encoding putative glycosyltransferase has protein sequence MPANSWPEHDSYKELDPLDSLLVDLSATEESLVEANNLSQPSRFQGRRRKAALVLSIVWSGTIALHLASWAYIFVLGLTTIMGLHALVVVFSRPRRYQKEMQGELPSVSLLVAAKNEEAVIGKLVKSLCSLEYPDGQYEVWIIDDNSTDKTPQILAELAQQYKKLKVLRRSPQAGGGKSGALNQVLPQTKGEIIAVFDADAQVPSDLLLQIVPLFQREKVGAVQVRKAIANAKENFWTKGQMAEMALDTWFQQQRIALGGIGELRGNGQFVRRTALDSCGGWNEETITDDLDMTFRLHLDNWDIECVFSPAVQEEGVTNAIALWHQRNRWAEGGYQRYLDYWDLILKNRMGTRKTWDMLMFMITMYILPTAAIPDLLMAITRHRLPLLGPVTTLSVSMSVFGMFAGLRRIRQEQKFTVATYPVLLLQTLRGTLYMLHWLVVMSSTTARMSIRPKRLKWVKTVHSGSAE, from the coding sequence ATGCCAGCGAATTCCTGGCCTGAACACGATTCATACAAAGAGCTTGACCCGCTTGACTCTCTGTTAGTTGACCTATCAGCTACAGAAGAGTCACTAGTTGAGGCAAACAATTTGTCTCAACCATCTCGGTTTCAAGGACGTAGACGTAAAGCTGCTCTGGTTTTGTCAATAGTTTGGAGTGGGACGATCGCTCTACACTTGGCTTCTTGGGCTTATATATTTGTCCTAGGATTGACCACAATTATGGGACTTCATGCCCTAGTAGTGGTATTTTCTAGACCCCGCCGCTATCAAAAAGAAATGCAGGGCGAATTACCCTCTGTATCTTTGTTGGTAGCTGCAAAAAATGAGGAAGCGGTAATTGGTAAATTAGTCAAGAGTCTTTGCAGTCTGGAATATCCAGATGGGCAATATGAAGTCTGGATAATTGACGATAACAGTACCGATAAAACACCGCAAATCTTAGCAGAACTGGCACAACAATACAAAAAACTCAAAGTCTTGCGGCGTTCACCCCAAGCTGGTGGTGGTAAGTCGGGAGCCTTAAATCAGGTTTTGCCACAAACAAAAGGCGAAATTATTGCTGTGTTTGATGCTGATGCTCAAGTGCCATCAGACTTGCTACTCCAGATAGTACCTTTGTTTCAAAGAGAAAAGGTCGGCGCGGTGCAGGTGCGTAAAGCGATCGCCAACGCCAAAGAAAATTTTTGGACTAAGGGACAGATGGCAGAAATGGCACTGGACACTTGGTTCCAACAGCAGCGCATTGCTTTAGGTGGCATTGGCGAACTACGAGGTAACGGCCAATTCGTCCGACGCACAGCCTTAGACAGTTGTGGTGGATGGAATGAGGAAACCATCACCGATGATCTGGATATGACCTTCCGTTTGCACTTGGACAACTGGGATATTGAGTGCGTATTCTCCCCGGCTGTGCAAGAAGAAGGTGTTACCAATGCGATCGCCCTTTGGCATCAGCGCAACCGTTGGGCAGAAGGTGGCTATCAGCGTTATTTAGATTACTGGGATCTGATTTTGAAAAACCGCATGGGTACCCGCAAAACCTGGGATATGCTCATGTTTATGATTACCATGTACATCTTGCCAACAGCTGCCATCCCAGATTTATTAATGGCAATTACTCGGCATCGCCTACCACTGCTAGGCCCAGTCACGACCTTATCTGTGTCTATGTCTGTTTTTGGGATGTTTGCCGGATTGCGGCGGATACGCCAAGAGCAAAAATTCACCGTTGCTACCTATCCAGTGTTACTACTACAAACCCTGCGCGGCACATTATATATGTTGCACTGGTTAGTAGTGATGAGTAGTACCACTGCGCGGATGTCCATCAGACCAAAGCGCCTGAAATGGGTAAAGACAGTGCATTCTGGTAGCGCCGAATAG
- a CDS encoding CRISPR-associated Cas4 family protein, translating to MKSDKYKLIGKADLVELENGECYPIEYKRGRKGEWDNDELQVCAQALCLEEMTGKTINTGYIYYAHSQQRQLVEINAELRQSAIATIEAVQMLLFTGAMPKAIKTKRCDGCSLSPQCLPQSADKVKRYQEAS from the coding sequence TTGAAATCAGATAAGTACAAACTGATTGGCAAAGCAGATTTAGTTGAATTAGAAAACGGTGAATGCTATCCCATAGAATACAAACGCGGACGCAAAGGCGAATGGGATAACGATGAATTGCAAGTCTGCGCCCAAGCCTTGTGTTTAGAAGAAATGACAGGCAAAACTATTAACACTGGCTATATTTATTATGCACATTCACAGCAACGCCAACTAGTAGAAATTAACGCAGAGTTACGCCAAAGTGCGATCGCAACAATTGAAGCCGTCCAAATGCTATTATTTACAGGCGCAATGCCCAAAGCCATCAAAACAAAACGCTGTGATGGATGCAGTTTATCTCCTCAGTGCCTCCCTCAATCAGCCGACAAAGTAAAACGCTATCAAGAAGCAAGCTAA
- a CDS encoding putative transposase, which translates to MSLDYGSITAKKEGYGPIGKGGNGLILHSALAIKPQNGQSMGLLWQKLWNREQKPQPPKDETPTQKKQRQAQTRKEARNRPFEQKESYKWVEALTTVENLVSQHTRVIHVFDREGDITEVFDKIRQLQHTGVIVRAAHNRSLDSNSERLWSKLEAQPIIFEQEIELPATQKRSSRQTKLAIRFCAVNLRTPYRFDNRDSLSVYAVYATEVDCPEGETPIEWMLLTTEVIADIQTTSMILRWYSYRWRVEEYHKIFKSGCQVEKYRLAAEGMKTLIGFLSVIAALAFTVNLFTPHSTLNSSR; encoded by the coding sequence ATGAGTCTTGATTATGGCAGTATTACAGCTAAAAAAGAAGGTTATGGCCCAATAGGTAAGGGCGGTAACGGTTTAATATTACACAGTGCTTTAGCCATAAAGCCTCAGAATGGTCAATCAATGGGTTTGTTGTGGCAAAAACTCTGGAATCGGGAGCAAAAGCCGCAGCCACCAAAGGATGAAACCCCAACACAAAAGAAACAACGGCAAGCGCAAACTCGTAAAGAAGCCCGAAACCGACCCTTTGAACAAAAAGAATCCTACAAATGGGTGGAAGCACTCACCACTGTCGAAAACCTTGTAAGCCAGCACACGCGGGTAATTCATGTGTTCGACCGCGAAGGTGATATCACAGAAGTTTTTGATAAAATCCGCCAACTGCAACACACGGGAGTGATAGTTCGTGCGGCTCATAACCGCAGTTTAGATTCCAATAGCGAACGTTTGTGGTCGAAGTTAGAAGCACAACCCATTATTTTTGAACAAGAAATCGAATTACCAGCAACTCAAAAACGTTCATCGCGCCAAACCAAATTGGCTATCAGATTTTGCGCTGTAAATCTTCGCACTCCCTACCGTTTTGATAATCGTGACTCTTTATCTGTTTATGCTGTTTATGCCACAGAAGTCGATTGTCCCGAAGGCGAAACCCCTATCGAGTGGATGTTATTAACTACAGAAGTTATCGCAGATATTCAGACAACTTCCATGATTTTACGCTGGTATTCTTATCGGTGGCGGGTTGAGGAGTATCATAAAATTTTCAAGTCAGGATGTCAGGTAGAAAAATACAGGCTTGCTGCTGAGGGTATGAAAACCTTAATTGGTTTTTTAAGTGTGATTGCTGCCCTTGCTTTTACGGTTAACTTATTTACACCGCACTCAACCCTTAACTCCAGCCGTTGA
- a CDS encoding IS1 transposase: MQCPYCESTEIRKNGKRRGKQNHICTNCDRQFIDVYDPPKGYSEELKQECLKMYLNGMGFRGIERVKGVHHTTIISWVKQRGEKLPDVPQEDAVPEVGELDELETFIGSKKTKSGCGQQ, translated from the coding sequence GTGCAATGTCCATACTGTGAGTCTACGGAAATTAGAAAGAATGGAAAACGGAGAGGTAAACAAAATCACATCTGTACTAACTGCGATCGCCAATTTATTGATGTGTACGATCCGCCAAAAGGATACTCAGAGGAACTTAAACAAGAATGTTTAAAAATGTATCTTAATGGGATGGGTTTTCGTGGGATTGAACGTGTTAAAGGTGTACATCATACTACTATAATCTCTTGGGTAAAACAAAGAGGAGAAAAGCTGCCAGACGTACCCCAAGAAGATGCTGTACCAGAAGTTGGAGAACTAGATGAATTAGAGACATTCATAGGTTCAAAAAAAACAAAATCTGGTTGTGGACAGCAGTAA
- a CDS encoding CRISPR-associated Cas family protein: MQRRTTNSPLLKGGKGGSKLRWEHQQPIPAGTPCWWRISLLDDTLFSQLTQLWLNLNPNHPWHLGPADLYITSIQGTPQSTQPWANACTYIQLYEEASESDRSFNFTFATPTAFRQGQYDTTLPTRECVFNSLCSRWNKYSGIEFSQIKLESIFPSFINIHTEILADSRSKFIGIIGEVNYRILGDAEPIQIKKLNTLANFALYTGVGRKTTMGLGIVRRI, encoded by the coding sequence ATGCAACGCCGTACTACTAATTCCCCCCTTTTGAAGGGGGGTAAGGGGGGATCTAAACTGCGCTGGGAACATCAACAACCAATCCCCGCCGGAACTCCCTGCTGGTGGCGCATTTCCTTATTAGATGACACCCTATTTAGTCAACTCACGCAATTATGGCTCAATCTTAATCCTAATCACCCTTGGCATCTTGGCCCGGCTGACTTGTATATTACCAGCATTCAAGGTACACCCCAATCAACGCAACCTTGGGCAAATGCTTGTACCTATATTCAATTGTATGAGGAAGCCAGTGAAAGCGATCGCTCTTTTAATTTTACCTTCGCCACACCCACCGCCTTTCGCCAAGGGCAATATGATACCACCCTCCCAACCAGAGAATGCGTTTTCAATTCTCTATGTTCGCGGTGGAATAAATATAGCGGTATAGAATTTTCTCAAATTAAACTTGAATCAATATTTCCCTCTTTTATTAACATCCACACAGAAATCTTAGCTGACTCTCGCAGCAAATTCATTGGCATTATTGGCGAAGTTAATTATCGAATTCTAGGTGATGCTGAACCTATCCAAATTAAGAAACTTAACACCTTAGCCAACTTTGCTTTATATACAGGTGTGGGACGTAAAACAACAATGGGTTTAGGCATAGTGCGTCGAATTTGA
- a CDS encoding CRISPR-associated Cas1 family protein, with protein MGTVYIFQEDAFIGKIDERLSVKFEKKTILDVPLIKIEGVVVLGRATVSPAVISELLERNIPLTFLTENGRYLGRIEPEVTKNIFVRKAQWQAAGESAQAIHIVQGIVRGKLKNYRNLLTRRQRECPDIDLAKKITQLEQAIAPIDTTHNINSLRGLEGAGSAAYFGCFNQLIKNAEFQFSHRLRRPPTDPVNSLLSFGYSLLRHDVQGAINLTFPVKS; from the coding sequence ATGGGTACAGTTTACATTTTCCAAGAAGATGCCTTCATTGGCAAAATTGATGAACGTCTCAGCGTCAAATTCGAGAAGAAAACCATTCTCGATGTACCACTAATCAAAATAGAAGGTGTAGTAGTTTTAGGACGTGCTACCGTTTCCCCTGCTGTTATTTCTGAACTACTAGAACGCAATATTCCCCTAACATTCCTCACAGAAAATGGCCGTTATTTAGGACGCATAGAACCAGAAGTAACTAAAAACATATTTGTCCGCAAAGCCCAATGGCAAGCCGCAGGAGAATCAGCCCAAGCAATTCACATAGTTCAAGGAATTGTACGTGGTAAATTGAAAAATTACCGTAACCTCCTCACTCGTCGTCAACGAGAATGTCCAGACATAGATTTAGCTAAAAAGATTACACAATTAGAACAAGCGATCGCACCCATTGATACAACTCACAACATCAACTCATTGCGCGGTTTAGAAGGTGCTGGGAGTGCAGCTTATTTTGGTTGCTTTAATCAACTAATTAAGAATGCAGAATTTCAATTTTCTCATCGTCTGCGTCGTCCACCAACAGATCCGGTGAATTCCTTACTCAGTTTTGGCTACTCCTTATTGCGCCATGATGTACAGGGGGCAATTAATCTGACTTTTCCCGTTAAGTCTTGA